The proteins below are encoded in one region of Pelagibacterium flavum:
- a CDS encoding 23S rRNA (adenine(2030)-N(6))-methyltransferase RlmJ: MNYRHAFHAGNFADVVKHIILTRILAYLMRKEAAFRVIDTHAGVGLYDLLGDEANRTGEWREGIGRLMAATVPDPVAALVAPYLAAVNAQNPDGQLRYYPGSPFIARHMLRDQDRLMALELHPADAQALRENFAGDIQTRVTELDGWAAMGTHLPPKEKRGLVLVDPPFEVKGEFERMTQALVKAHARWPGGTYAFWYPIKDPGDVRSYVRALEGTGIAKILRLELTIRAPSMPPRLHGTGMIVVNPPFVLKEEMRTLLPILAGLLADEGRGRFHIEWVRGES, translated from the coding sequence ATGAACTATCGCCATGCCTTCCACGCAGGCAATTTCGCCGACGTGGTCAAACACATCATCCTCACGCGCATCCTTGCCTACCTGATGCGCAAGGAGGCAGCGTTTCGAGTGATCGATACCCATGCCGGGGTCGGTCTCTATGATCTTTTGGGCGATGAAGCGAACCGGACCGGAGAATGGCGCGAAGGGATCGGACGCTTGATGGCGGCTACGGTGCCCGACCCGGTCGCGGCACTGGTGGCGCCCTATCTGGCGGCGGTGAACGCGCAAAACCCCGACGGCCAACTGCGCTATTATCCCGGCTCGCCTTTTATCGCCCGGCACATGCTGCGCGATCAGGACCGGCTGATGGCGCTCGAATTGCACCCCGCCGATGCCCAGGCGCTGCGTGAAAATTTCGCCGGCGACATCCAGACGCGGGTGACCGAACTCGACGGTTGGGCCGCCATGGGCACCCATCTGCCCCCCAAGGAAAAACGCGGCCTGGTGCTTGTCGACCCGCCCTTCGAGGTCAAGGGCGAGTTCGAGCGCATGACTCAGGCGCTGGTCAAGGCCCATGCGCGCTGGCCGGGGGGAACCTATGCCTTCTGGTATCCCATCAAGGACCCCGGCGATGTCCGTTCTTACGTCAGGGCATTAGAGGGTACGGGGATCGCCAAGATCCTGCGCCTCGAACTGACGATCCGTGCGCCATCCATGCCGCCGCGCCTGCATGGAACCGGCATGATCGTGGTCAATCCACCTTTCGTCCTTAAAGAGGAAATGCGCACGCTCTTGCCCATCCTTGCCGGGCTTTTGGCCGATGAGGGGCGAGGCCGGTTCCATATCGAATGGGTGCGGGGCGAAAGCTAG
- a CDS encoding cupin domain-containing protein, whose protein sequence is MIAPVSKANAAHYLWGQACEGWHLLERSDLHVIHELMPQGAGETAHRHEIARQVFFVLSGKLGMEIEDTIHQLAPHDSLEIAPGIVHRAFNAGREPVEFLVISHPSTRGDRQDEPL, encoded by the coding sequence ATGATTGCTCCCGTCTCCAAAGCCAATGCCGCCCATTACCTTTGGGGCCAGGCTTGCGAGGGCTGGCATTTGCTTGAGCGTTCAGATCTGCATGTCATCCACGAGCTTATGCCTCAAGGCGCGGGCGAAACGGCGCATCGCCATGAAATCGCGCGGCAGGTGTTCTTTGTTCTGTCGGGCAAGCTGGGTATGGAAATTGAGGACACGATCCACCAGCTGGCGCCGCACGACAGTCTCGAGATCGCGCCCGGTATAGTGCATCGCGCCTTCAATGCCGGCCGGGAGCCTGTCGAATTTCTCGTCATCTCGCATCCGAGCACCCGCGGCGACCGGCAGGACGAACCGCTCTGA
- a CDS encoding Bax inhibitor-1/YccA family protein produces MAQYDRQTVAGRVGTAAAIDEGLRSHMLRVYNYMGIGLVVTGLIAFFGNQMAVTTEASAAAAQLANGTYLTQWGVLLYTSPLMWVVALSPLAFVLVLSFGINKLSFGAAQATFWGFAAMMGLSLSSIFMVYTDASIAKVFFITAAMFGSMSLYGYTTKRDLTGMGSFLMMGLIGIIIAMVVNIFLQSSALEFAISAIGVVIFVGLTAYDTQKIKEAYAENIGHEGLGKLAIMGALTLYLDFINLFLMLLRLFGNRE; encoded by the coding sequence ATGGCACAATACGACCGTCAGACCGTCGCTGGGCGCGTAGGCACGGCCGCCGCCATCGACGAAGGTCTGCGCAGCCATATGCTGCGTGTTTACAACTATATGGGCATCGGCCTGGTGGTCACCGGCCTGATCGCCTTCTTCGGCAATCAGATGGCCGTTACCACCGAGGCATCGGCCGCCGCGGCGCAGCTTGCCAACGGCACGTACCTGACCCAATGGGGCGTTCTGCTCTATACGAGCCCGCTGATGTGGGTCGTGGCGCTCTCGCCGCTTGCTTTTGTGCTGGTGCTTTCATTCGGCATCAACAAGCTTTCATTCGGTGCCGCGCAAGCCACCTTCTGGGGCTTTGCCGCCATGATGGGGCTGTCGCTCTCGTCGATCTTCATGGTCTATACCGATGCCTCGATTGCCAAGGTGTTCTTCATCACCGCGGCCATGTTCGGCTCGATGAGCCTTTACGGCTACACGACCAAGCGCGACCTGACAGGCATGGGTTCGTTCCTGATGATGGGCCTGATCGGCATTATCATCGCCATGGTGGTCAACATCTTCCTGCAGAGTTCGGCGCTTGAATTCGCCATCTCGGCGATCGGTGTCGTGATCTTTGTCGGGCTGACCGCCTATGACACCCAGAAGATCAAGGAAGCCTATGCCGAAAACATCGGCCACGAAGGTCTGGGCAAGCTCGCCATCATGGGCGCGCTGACCTTGTACCTCGACTTCATCAACCTGTTCCTGATGCTGCTGCGCCTGTTCGGCAATCGCGAATAG
- a CDS encoding DUF2794 domain-containing protein, whose protein sequence is MSERFESNKGDVFPFSPTRSPSRPVPVVSFDRKELALILNVYGRKVAAGEWRDYALDFGRERAMFSIYQRTSERPLFVVEKNPKLARRQGQYMVMGSDGRVLKRGHELSSVLRILDPQLHVVR, encoded by the coding sequence TTGAGCGAGCGCTTCGAGAGCAACAAGGGCGATGTTTTCCCCTTTTCACCCACCCGCTCCCCAAGCCGGCCTGTTCCTGTCGTCAGTTTCGACCGCAAGGAACTTGCGTTGATCCTCAACGTCTATGGGCGCAAGGTCGCCGCCGGCGAGTGGCGCGATTATGCGCTCGATTTCGGGCGCGAACGGGCCATGTTCTCGATCTATCAACGCACCTCGGAGCGACCGCTGTTCGTTGTCGAGAAGAACCCCAAGCTCGCCCGACGTCAGGGCCAGTACATGGTGATGGGAAGCGACGGGCGCGTCCTCAAGCGCGGCCATGAGCTTTCAAGCGTGTTGCGCATACTCGATCCGCAGCTCCACGTGGTGCGCTAG
- a CDS encoding EAL domain-containing protein: MLLDAALQTIPFGFCVWSADFELVMWNQHYLDIYGFPRKSIRRGMSLFEVVALSTALGNHPDTDPKSFYDAYTAELMGNRSGLRAVNLELTASHRTLETAHIFAPGLGWVVTHEDVTDEIARSDMMSERKRELERQYALLDAAINNISQGLSMFDNDFRLVTCNAEFVSMYRLPPELARPGASFDDILEHRRKTNTHAPVDRNAYRSERQKILTGGQFVREVVKMANGTFLSLRHQPLSGGGVVTTHEDITDQLAAEARMRHMATHDALTDLPNRGLFREELEAVLKGLEKGKQPALLAVNIDHFKAVNDSEGHTVGDKVLRKIAERLSETVGSRGIVARLGSDEFTVLMPNVGVPHDAADLARAIVKAIGEPIMFGRKAIKLSTSIGIAVAPGDGKSTDAIMNNADLALLRAKSEGRGTYHFFEAGMDATLQRRRTLETGLRDALANNGLSVVFQPIVSLQTNVVVAAEALMRWDHPRLGPISPVEFIPIAEETGIIHDIGGWILEAATRAAAQWPGPVRVAINLSPIQFKRPDLVSTIKAALEAASLDASRLELEITESLLLENSQSNIDVLLAVRRLGVRVAMDDFGTGYSSLSYLRAFPFDKIKIDRSFMADVATKADSRAILGAMISLGRNLGMTTVAEGVETAEQLAVVRAEGCTQVQGYFFSPPIEGEAMLAMLQAEQCNRVRQRA; this comes from the coding sequence TTGCTTCTCGACGCTGCCCTACAAACGATCCCGTTTGGATTTTGCGTCTGGAGCGCCGATTTCGAGCTGGTCATGTGGAACCAGCACTATCTCGATATCTATGGCTTTCCGCGCAAGTCGATCCGACGCGGCATGAGCCTTTTCGAAGTGGTCGCGCTTTCAACCGCGCTGGGCAACCATCCCGACACCGATCCCAAAAGCTTTTACGATGCCTATACCGCCGAACTCATGGGCAATCGCTCGGGATTGCGCGCCGTCAATCTCGAGTTGACGGCATCGCACCGCACGCTGGAAACCGCTCACATTTTTGCCCCCGGCCTTGGCTGGGTCGTCACCCATGAAGACGTGACCGATGAGATTGCGCGCTCGGACATGATGAGCGAGCGCAAACGGGAGCTCGAGCGCCAATATGCGCTGCTCGACGCAGCCATCAACAACATCTCGCAGGGCCTGTCGATGTTCGACAATGACTTCCGGCTGGTCACCTGCAATGCGGAATTCGTTTCGATGTACAGGCTGCCTCCCGAGCTTGCCCGGCCGGGGGCGAGTTTCGACGATATTTTGGAGCACCGGCGCAAGACCAACACGCACGCCCCGGTGGATCGCAATGCCTATCGGTCCGAGCGCCAGAAGATCCTTACGGGCGGCCAGTTCGTGCGCGAAGTGGTCAAGATGGCCAACGGGACGTTCCTGTCGCTACGCCACCAGCCCCTGAGCGGGGGTGGTGTGGTCACCACCCATGAGGACATCACCGACCAGTTGGCCGCCGAAGCCCGCATGCGGCATATGGCGACCCATGACGCGCTGACCGACCTGCCCAATCGTGGCCTGTTCCGCGAGGAGCTCGAAGCGGTGCTCAAAGGGCTCGAAAAGGGCAAGCAGCCGGCCCTGCTGGCCGTCAATATCGATCATTTCAAGGCCGTCAACGACAGCGAGGGGCATACGGTTGGCGACAAGGTGTTGCGCAAGATCGCCGAGCGGCTGTCCGAAACCGTCGGATCGCGCGGGATTGTGGCCCGCCTTGGGAGCGATGAGTTCACCGTCTTGATGCCCAATGTCGGTGTTCCTCACGACGCCGCCGATCTGGCCCGTGCCATCGTCAAGGCGATTGGCGAGCCGATCATGTTCGGCCGCAAGGCAATAAAGCTCTCGACCTCGATCGGGATCGCCGTTGCTCCGGGCGACGGCAAGAGCACCGATGCGATCATGAACAATGCCGACCTGGCCTTGCTCCGCGCAAAATCGGAGGGCCGGGGCACCTACCACTTTTTCGAAGCCGGTATGGATGCGACACTGCAGCGTCGCCGGACGCTGGAAACGGGACTGCGCGACGCCCTGGCAAACAACGGGTTGTCTGTTGTTTTCCAGCCCATTGTATCACTTCAAACCAACGTGGTCGTGGCGGCCGAGGCGCTCATGCGCTGGGACCATCCCCGGCTGGGTCCGATTTCTCCGGTCGAGTTTATTCCCATAGCCGAAGAGACCGGGATCATTCACGACATCGGCGGCTGGATACTGGAGGCGGCGACAAGGGCGGCCGCGCAATGGCCCGGCCCTGTGCGGGTCGCCATCAACCTTTCCCCGATTCAGTTCAAGCGTCCCGACCTAGTGTCCACCATAAAGGCGGCGCTCGAGGCGGCCAGCCTTGACGCCAGCCGGCTCGAGCTTGAGATCACCGAATCCTTGCTGCTCGAAAACAGCCAGTCCAATATCGACGTGCTGCTGGCGGTGCGCAGACTGGGCGTTCGGGTGGCCATGGATGATTTCGGGACCGGCTATTCGTCGCTCTCTTATCTGCGGGCCTTTCCGTTCGACAAGATCAAGATCGACCGCTCGTTCATGGCCGATGTCGCCACCAAGGCTGACAGCCGTGCCATTCTGGGCGCCATGATCTCGCTGGGGCGCAATCTGGGCATGACCACGGTGGCCGAAGGCGTTGAAACGGCAGAGCAGCTTGCCGTTGTGCGGGCCGAGGGGTGCACGCAGGTTCAGGGTTATTTCTTCTCGCCGCCGATTGAAGGCGAGGCTATGCTGGCCATGCTGCAAGCAGAACAATGCAATCGGGTCAGGCAGAGAGCCTGA
- the thpR gene encoding RNA 2',3'-cyclic phosphodiesterase produces MPRLFTGLQIPEDIAFVLSLKRGGLSGARWIDPENYHVTLRYIGDVDQRMAAEVYDALEMHADVEPFDLTISHLGVFGGNKPRALYAAIEPTEPLVRLQASQERLLQRVGLNPDGRKFIPHVTLARLRDTSPADLARHIAQAGHFAPMQFSVDEFVVFSSRDSVGGGPYIVEQDYPLAA; encoded by the coding sequence ATGCCCAGGTTGTTTACCGGATTGCAGATCCCCGAGGATATTGCTTTCGTCCTCTCGCTCAAGCGGGGCGGGCTGTCGGGCGCCCGCTGGATCGATCCGGAAAACTATCATGTCACCCTGAGATATATCGGCGACGTCGATCAGCGGATGGCTGCCGAAGTCTATGATGCGCTCGAGATGCATGCCGATGTCGAGCCTTTCGATCTCACCATTTCCCATCTGGGGGTTTTCGGCGGCAATAAGCCGCGGGCGCTCTATGCCGCCATCGAACCCACCGAACCGCTCGTGCGCCTGCAGGCCAGCCAGGAAAGGTTACTCCAGCGGGTCGGGTTGAATCCCGACGGCCGCAAGTTCATCCCTCATGTCACGCTGGCTCGTCTGCGCGACACGAGCCCTGCCGATCTGGCGCGCCACATCGCCCAGGCCGGCCATTTTGCGCCAATGCAGTTTTCGGTCGATGAGTTCGTGGTGTTTTCGAGCCGGGATTCGGTGGGGGGTGGGCCCTATATTGTCGAGCAGGATTACCCACTCGCCGCCTAG
- a CDS encoding invasion associated locus B family protein yields the protein MNPAFRSHIRRTVAALVSTAVVFCASPAAFAATNLGTFDFWTAWTDTDGGGKICYISSTPQTIEPTNVNRGAIHFIVTIRPTNRNEVATIVGYPIHETNANASVSVDGRSYPMVTQGESGWLASIEDEPGFVGAMRAGSNMVVRATSQRGTNTVDTYSLRGVTAALNEAAEECPQ from the coding sequence ATGAATCCAGCGTTTCGCAGCCATATCCGCCGCACGGTAGCCGCGTTGGTTTCCACTGCGGTCGTGTTTTGTGCCAGCCCGGCGGCCTTTGCCGCCACAAATCTGGGAACCTTCGACTTCTGGACGGCGTGGACCGATACCGATGGGGGTGGCAAGATCTGCTACATCTCCTCGACGCCCCAGACGATCGAGCCCACCAACGTGAACCGCGGGGCGATTCATTTCATCGTCACCATCCGGCCCACCAACCGCAACGAGGTGGCGACGATCGTGGGATATCCGATCCATGAAACCAACGCCAACGCGTCGGTTTCGGTCGATGGCCGGTCCTATCCGATGGTTACCCAGGGCGAATCGGGCTGGCTGGCCTCGATCGAAGACGAGCCGGGATTTGTGGGCGCCATGCGGGCTGGCTCGAACATGGTGGTTCGCGCCACCTCCCAGCGTGGCACCAATACCGTGGATACCTATTCGCTGCGCGGGGTCACCGCCGCCCTCAACGAGGCGGCCGAGGAATGCCCGCAATAG
- a CDS encoding YqaE/Pmp3 family membrane protein: MTFGDFVRILFSILIPPLGVFLRVGFGLHFWLNILLTLLGYIPGLIHAIWIIASYRTREDFSYRR, from the coding sequence ATGACCTTTGGCGATTTTGTCCGGATCTTGTTTTCGATCCTCATCCCCCCGCTCGGCGTCTTCCTGCGCGTCGGCTTCGGGCTGCATTTCTGGCTCAACATCCTGCTGACGCTCCTGGGCTACATTCCGGGCCTTATCCACGCCATCTGGATCATCGCCAGCTACCGCACGCGCGAGGACTTCAGCTACCGGCGCTAG
- a CDS encoding LysE family translocator, with product MLVYAPDLSIILAFALAAIVLAITPGPDMALFISRTVNFGPRHGFATVGGAVTGIAVHTMLAAFGISILIVTAPAAFWTLKIAGAVYLLWLAFAAIRSGTGLTVARASGKVPSLKNSYLTGLGINLTNPKVALFFVTFLPQFVSASDPHAAAKLIFLGIEFVVLSLPIVIAIVVGAQWLTETLMRSTRIQKALNWSFAAVFAAFAVTILTAEARK from the coding sequence ATGCTGGTCTATGCCCCCGACCTTTCGATCATTCTCGCATTCGCTCTGGCGGCCATCGTTTTGGCCATAACGCCCGGACCGGACATGGCGCTGTTTATTTCCCGGACCGTCAATTTCGGGCCCAGACACGGATTTGCGACGGTTGGCGGCGCCGTGACCGGCATAGCCGTGCACACCATGCTGGCCGCTTTCGGCATTTCCATTCTGATCGTTACGGCACCGGCGGCCTTCTGGACGCTCAAAATCGCCGGGGCGGTCTATCTGCTCTGGCTGGCCTTTGCCGCCATTCGCTCGGGAACCGGGCTTACGGTGGCGCGCGCCTCGGGCAAGGTGCCGAGCCTCAAGAATTCCTATCTTACGGGCCTTGGAATCAACCTCACAAACCCCAAGGTTGCGCTGTTCTTTGTGACCTTCCTGCCTCAGTTCGTTTCCGCATCCGACCCGCACGCGGCAGCCAAACTGATTTTTCTGGGCATCGAATTCGTGGTGCTCTCGCTGCCCATCGTCATCGCCATCGTGGTCGGGGCCCAATGGCTGACCGAAACCCTGATGCGCTCGACACGAATTCAAAAGGCGCTCAACTGGTCGTTCGCGGCCGTCTTTGCCGCCTTTGCGGTGACCATCCTGACGGCGGAAGCCAGAAAATAG
- a CDS encoding GNAT family N-acetyltransferase, whose product MITVKLLDENDLDLLLSADISVFDEPIRPDLAKAYLAHPDYLIALASDGDKVVGMATGLYYFHPDKPLEFFVNEVGVAESHQRQGIAKRLMTTLFDAARRRGVKYAWVGTEDDNIPAKALYAALDGKGQAMAYYEFDLKD is encoded by the coding sequence ATGATCACCGTCAAGCTGCTCGACGAGAACGATCTCGATCTTTTGCTGTCGGCCGATATTTCGGTGTTCGACGAGCCGATCCGGCCCGATCTTGCCAAAGCCTATCTGGCCCATCCCGATTATCTGATCGCACTGGCCAGTGACGGAGACAAGGTCGTGGGCATGGCCACGGGCCTTTATTATTTCCACCCCGACAAGCCGCTTGAATTCTTCGTCAACGAAGTGGGCGTGGCCGAAAGCCACCAGCGGCAGGGTATCGCCAAGCGGTTGATGACGACGCTTTTCGATGCCGCGCGCCGGCGCGGAGTCAAATATGCGTGGGTGGGAACCGAGGACGACAATATCCCCGCCAAGGCGCTTTATGCAGCGCTCGATGGCAAGGGACAGGCCATGGCTTATTACGAATTCGATCTCAAGGATTGA
- a CDS encoding invasion associated locus B family protein — protein MAFRFTNIVTLAALSMAACLSPALGQSVRILGEHNAWSAYATTESAGQICFVLSRPTDTEPVPAGFTGAYFYITHRPAQGIRSEINLVAGYQFAPESTATLTVGSQDFELFTEGDAAWMADPAQSANAVQAIRAGSTMSVTGTSADGQSVRQTFSLSGATAAGRSMDGAC, from the coding sequence ATGGCATTCCGTTTCACCAACATCGTGACCTTGGCTGCCCTCTCGATGGCAGCCTGTCTGTCTCCGGCACTGGGCCAGTCGGTGCGCATCCTGGGTGAACATAATGCCTGGTCGGCTTATGCGACCACTGAAAGCGCTGGGCAGATCTGTTTCGTTCTGTCACGGCCGACCGACACTGAGCCGGTGCCTGCGGGATTTACCGGCGCCTATTTCTACATCACCCACCGTCCCGCGCAGGGCATCCGCTCTGAAATCAATCTTGTTGCCGGATATCAGTTCGCGCCCGAGAGCACTGCGACGCTCACCGTGGGTAGCCAGGATTTCGAGCTCTTTACCGAAGGCGATGCCGCATGGATGGCCGACCCGGCGCAATCGGCAAATGCGGTTCAGGCCATTCGCGCCGGTTCCACGATGTCGGTGACCGGCACCAGCGCCGACGGTCAGAGCGTGCGTCAGACGTTTTCGCTTTCCGGAGCCACCGCGGCCGGGCGGTCGATGGATGGGGCCTGTTAG
- the rlmN gene encoding 23S rRNA (adenine(2503)-C(2))-methyltransferase RlmN: MSLALNIDHGSVPRPQKSGPLDLLGLSKKEISARLAETGLSERDSRMRASQLWNWIYVNGATDFGAMSNIAKGLRADLAQAFTIGRPEIVSEQVSNDGTRKWLFRFRDPAHPNMPPVEVETVYIPESDRGTLCVSSQVGCTLTCSFCHTGTQKLVRNLTAGEILGQVMMARERLGDFPGGVRPTDGLVPHGESRAITNIVMMGMGEPLYNYENVKQALLIASDGEGLSLSKRRITLSTSGVVPQIEPTGSEIGVMLAISLHAVRDDLRDVLVPINKKWPLEELLEACRTYPGVSNAKRITFEYVMLKGINDSDADARELVRLLAKIPAKINLIPFNPWPGSNYVCSDWDRIESFADIVNRAGYASPVRTPRGRDIFAACGQLKSETERLKKKDREAFML; the protein is encoded by the coding sequence ATGAGTCTGGCGCTCAATATCGATCATGGATCCGTGCCGCGTCCGCAAAAATCCGGACCGCTCGATCTGCTGGGCCTTTCCAAGAAGGAGATCAGCGCGAGACTGGCCGAAACCGGCCTTTCCGAGCGCGATTCACGCATGCGGGCCAGCCAGCTCTGGAACTGGATCTATGTGAATGGGGCCACCGATTTCGGAGCCATGAGCAATATCGCCAAAGGGTTGCGCGCCGATCTGGCGCAGGCTTTTACCATAGGGCGCCCGGAAATCGTTTCCGAACAGGTTTCCAATGACGGCACGCGCAAATGGCTGTTCCGCTTTCGCGACCCGGCGCACCCCAACATGCCGCCGGTCGAAGTGGAAACCGTCTATATCCCTGAATCGGATCGCGGAACGCTTTGCGTTTCCTCGCAGGTGGGCTGCACGCTCACATGCTCGTTCTGTCATACCGGCACCCAGAAGCTGGTTCGCAATCTCACCGCCGGAGAAATTCTCGGCCAGGTGATGATGGCGCGTGAACGGCTGGGGGATTTTCCGGGCGGCGTCCGGCCGACCGACGGGCTGGTACCGCATGGGGAAAGCCGGGCCATCACCAATATCGTGATGATGGGCATGGGTGAGCCTCTCTACAATTACGAGAACGTCAAACAGGCGCTGCTCATCGCTTCTGACGGGGAAGGGCTTTCGCTCTCCAAACGCCGGATCACGCTCTCGACCTCCGGCGTCGTGCCCCAGATCGAGCCGACGGGCTCTGAAATCGGCGTCATGCTGGCTATTTCGCTCCACGCGGTGCGCGACGATCTGCGCGACGTTCTGGTGCCGATCAACAAGAAATGGCCGCTCGAAGAGTTGCTCGAGGCCTGCCGGACCTATCCGGGGGTTTCCAATGCCAAGCGTATCACTTTCGAATACGTGATGCTCAAGGGCATCAACGACTCCGATGCTGACGCGCGCGAACTGGTGCGGCTATTGGCCAAAATTCCCGCCAAGATCAATCTGATCCCGTTCAATCCATGGCCAGGCTCGAACTATGTGTGTTCGGACTGGGACCGGATCGAATCATTTGCCGATATCGTCAACCGGGCGGGCTATGCCTCGCCGGTCAGGACGCCGCGCGGCCGCGATATTTTTGCCGCCTGCGGACAGCTGAAATCGGAGACCGAACGGCTCAAGAAGAAGGACCGCGAGGCCTTCATGCTCTGA
- a CDS encoding DUF1223 domain-containing protein translates to MNILSLRLRLALILCLVALPAGAIEIRGGADAVVELFTSQGCSRCPDADRLLARLGEREDVIALAYHIDYWDYIGWEDTFALPANTELQKGYAQSWGKNRIYTPQMVINGQSAVVGSDAAEAELAIERARSLLPVTLEINGSDSVVFSAPADDTLSPAVVWVVPYRARAEVTIERGENSGQALPYTHIVTARQAIGMWDPEQGAEITIPLEEVLGSNSDAAAVIVQEKDGALPGRILGAALFTR, encoded by the coding sequence ATGAACATCCTTTCGCTTCGGCTCCGTCTCGCCCTTATCCTCTGTCTTGTCGCTCTGCCGGCGGGCGCTATCGAGATTCGGGGCGGTGCGGATGCGGTGGTCGAACTGTTTACCAGCCAAGGGTGCTCACGTTGCCCCGACGCAGACCGGCTTCTGGCCCGGCTGGGAGAGCGTGAAGACGTCATCGCTCTCGCCTATCATATTGATTATTGGGACTATATCGGCTGGGAAGACACTTTCGCCCTGCCGGCCAATACCGAGTTGCAGAAGGGTTACGCTCAGAGCTGGGGCAAAAACCGGATTTATACGCCTCAGATGGTCATCAACGGCCAGAGCGCTGTTGTCGGTTCGGATGCGGCGGAAGCCGAGCTTGCGATTGAGCGGGCGAGGTCGTTGCTGCCCGTCACCCTGGAGATCAATGGATCGGATTCGGTGGTGTTCAGCGCCCCGGCAGATGACACCTTGTCTCCCGCCGTCGTCTGGGTCGTGCCTTATCGCGCCCGGGCCGAAGTGACGATAGAGCGCGGTGAAAACTCGGGGCAGGCGCTACCCTATACCCATATTGTCACGGCCCGTCAGGCCATTGGAATGTGGGATCCCGAACAGGGCGCCGAGATCACCATCCCACTCGAAGAGGTTCTGGGATCCAATTCGGATGCTGCAGCTGTCATTGTTCAGGAAAAGGATGGTGCTTTGCCCGGACGCATCCTCGGCGCCGCGCTGTTTACGCGCTGA
- a CDS encoding argininosuccinate synthase has translation MSKDINKVVLAYSGGLDTSIILKWLKQVYDCEVVTFTADLGQGEELEPARQRAEMMGIKEIYIEDLREEFVRDYVFPMFRANALYEGVYLLGTSIARPLIAKRLVEIAEATGADAVAHGATGKGNDQVRFELSAYALNPGIRVIAPWREWDLQSRTKLIEFAEKNQIPVPKDKRGEAPFSVDANLLHTSSEGKVLEDPAVEAPDYVYQRTVDPVDAPNTPETITIGFEKGDAVSVNGEKLSPASLLTRLNELGGKHGIGRLDLVENRFVGMKSRGIYETPGGTILLAAHRAIESITLDRGAAHLKDEIMPRYAELIYNGLWYSPEREMLQALIDKSQEFVAGEVTLKLYKGSANVVGRSSPYSLYSEDLVTFEEGTGTYDHHDAEGFIKLNGLRLKTYGARKLRLARGQ, from the coding sequence ATGAGCAAAGACATAAACAAAGTCGTCCTCGCCTATTCAGGGGGACTTGATACCTCCATCATCCTTAAATGGCTCAAGCAGGTCTATGATTGCGAGGTGGTGACCTTCACCGCCGATCTGGGCCAGGGCGAGGAGCTCGAACCGGCTCGCCAGCGCGCCGAAATGATGGGCATCAAGGAAATCTACATCGAGGATCTGCGTGAAGAGTTCGTGCGCGATTACGTTTTCCCGATGTTCCGGGCCAATGCGCTTTATGAAGGCGTTTATCTGCTCGGAACCTCGATTGCCCGTCCGCTGATCGCCAAGCGTCTCGTCGAGATCGCCGAGGCGACGGGCGCCGACGCGGTGGCACACGGCGCGACCGGCAAGGGCAACGATCAGGTCCGGTTCGAATTGTCGGCCTATGCGCTTAATCCGGGCATCAGGGTCATTGCGCCCTGGCGCGAATGGGATCTTCAGAGCCGCACCAAGCTTATCGAATTTGCCGAAAAGAATCAGATCCCGGTGCCCAAGGACAAGCGCGGCGAAGCACCGTTTTCGGTCGATGCCAACCTCCTGCACACGTCTTCGGAAGGCAAGGTCCTCGAAGATCCGGCCGTCGAAGCGCCCGATTACGTCTATCAGCGTACGGTCGACCCGGTGGACGCCCCCAATACACCCGAAACCATCACCATCGGGTTCGAAAAGGGCGATGCGGTCTCGGTCAATGGCGAAAAACTGTCGCCCGCCAGCCTGCTTACCAGGCTCAACGAGCTGGGCGGCAAGCACGGCATCGGTCGCCTCGACCTGGTCGAAAACCGCTTCGTGGGCATGAAGAGCCGCGGCATCTACGAAACGCCGGGCGGCACGATCCTGCTCGCGGCCCATCGCGCCATTGAATCGATCACGCTCGATCGCGGCGCCGCGCACCTCAAGGATGAAATCATGCCCCGCTATGCGGAGCTGATCTATAATGGCTTGTGGTATTCCCCCGAGCGCGAAATGCTTCAGGCGCTGATCGATAAAAGCCAGGAATTCGTTGCCGGCGAGGTCACCCTCAAGCTCTACAAGGGTTCGGCCAATGTGGTGGGTCGCTCCTCGCCCTATTCGCTTTATTCGGAAGATCTCGTGACCTTCGAAGAGGGCACTGGAACCTATGACCACCACGATGCCGAGGGCTTTATCAAGCTCAACGGGTTGCGCCTGAAGACCTATGGCGCGCGCAAGCTGCGGCTGGCACGCGGCCAGTAG